TCCTCCATAAGAGGGAGGAGGCCCTCGAGCAGGAGGAGCACTGCGAGAATTACCATAACTTTCATAAGAATCTCTGTAGGATCCTGCACTTGGATGATCTGAATAGTCTCTATCACGACCTCCACCATAGCTATCACGGTCATTGTATCCTCTAGACGTATATTCATCACGTGAGCTAGAATGGCCATAGTCACGGTATGTATAGTCCCTTGGAGGTGGAGCATAATCTCTGGTATCCCGACTTGCATAATCTCTGCTTGAATAACTCTCTTTAGTACCGTAACTATCATCTCTTGGTGACATATACACATCTCTACGTGATGACACTGGTTCTCTTCGTGGAGGACCTCCATAGTTATCTCTTCCACGAGACACTGGCCCTCTTCCTCTCATTCCACTACTGCTACGCACTGGTCCAGAAGGTGCAGATCTTTTAGGTGGAGGTCCCCCACTTCGTGGAGGTGGACCTCTTTTAACTGGGAGTGGTCCCCTGGAAGAACCCATGGTGAAATTAAGAGAATATCCGCTGTCATCCATGTGCCCTCCTCGAGGTGGCCCTCTTgctccaccacctcctcctcttccacctctaaGACTTCTTGTAGGACCTCTGCTTCTTGGAGGGGGTGGGCCCCGCCTACCGCCTCTTTCAAACGATGGTTTGGTGGCTTGTTCCACCTTAATTGGTTTTCCATCTAAAGACTTTCCATTCATGTCTCTTGCAGCATCTTTTGCATCAGCGGGATTCTCGAAAGTAACAAAAGCAAAGCCTCTGGATTTGTTGGTTTCCCGATCTTTCATCAACAGAACTTCTACTATGCGGCCATATTTTCCAAAAACTGATTCAagatctttttcatttgtttccgtATTGAGGCCTCCTATAAACAACTTCCCCGGACGATCTGCTTCCACCATTTTTTCAAGAAAATCTCAGCAGGTTCAGATGAAGCACGcgaggcggggggaggggagcgcAAAGCGAGGCGGGGTGAGGTACTTGCCAGTGGGGTGAGGCGCTGGCGAGGCGGGGTGAGGCGCGAAGCTGGGTGAGGCGCCGGCGAGGCGGGGTGAGGCGCTGGCGAGGCGGGGTGAGGCACGAAGCGGGGTGAGGCGCGAAGCGGGGTGAGGGGCTGGCGAGGCGGGGTGAGGCGCGAAGCGGGGTGAAGCGCTCGCGAGGCGGGGCGAGGCGGGGTGAAGTTCTCGCGAGGCGGGGTGAGGCGCGAAGCGGGTGAGGCTCTCGCGAGGCCGGGCGAGGCTCTCGCGAGGCTGGGTGAGGCTCTCGCGAGGCGTGAAGGGCGGGGCACCTTTTCTAAGCCCTTCTTCACACCAGGAGGTGAACAGTGCAGTCCTTAAAAAAATTTCCCAGACGTCCAGGGGACTGCCAGATCCCTGCTGCTTCTAGTGAGACGGTGACCCTGTGGCCTGGGCCGCCTGTACGCAGGCTTGTGATGACAGCTACCGCGTATCTGCACCGCTGCTTCAATCATTTGCTTATCACCGCATTACTTTGAATCaggtaaaagtgaaaaaaaaatggtgtgGGTGATGTgttttgattcatgcataaattggatttaaatgaggaaaaGTTGCATGAAGttgttggcctcactctctcccggTGTCACCACAATCTGGTGGCAGAACAGAGATGAGATCGCTGGGGATGGCTTGGGATTCAGAGGATGACTTTGGTGTCCACAATTTCAAACCAAGCCCTGAgcctccacagagcctgcttcagctgccttcatggcctccggaacaaattgttctcctctgcCCATGCCATCAGAGCAAGTCTTCACGCGCTTGCTATGGATATCCCCCATTCACTGAAGTTTTGAGACTCCTCGGATATTCTCAGTCTtttttagcctgtctgccaaaatgTCTTACTAgggtgtgagtgtatgtatgtccATTAATATCCACCCctatttgtctatctgtctgtctatctatctatctgtatctatctgcctatctaccTAATCAttatctgcctgtctgtctgtctatctgcctgcctgcctgcctgtctgtctgtctgtgtgtctagCGCCTCATTGAGTTTCTTACTTGTCAGGTGTAGTTAAGCTCATACTATGTGCTATGCGCTGTGCTATTAATAAGTTCATTGATGTTGAAGTACCTCTTCAGCTCTCCAGCACCACGTGATGCCTTTTCGTTATATGTATCCCTATATCATTGTTTGCACATCACCTTATATGACTATGATTACAATATATCTTACAAACAGACCTTCTCATTATGGGACATGTGTGACTGGAGCATCTTGTTCCCTTAGCATTTAACTGGAGAAGCAGTTTTCTTTAGCGTATAGAGGTCTGGAATTGTGGTCATATAGTCATGAATGGATAcatgaattaatgaaagaaaaaatcgTTTCGTATGCATTTTTTGTGTTCCCAGGACTTTGAGAAGCACTAGAGAtttacataaaaaaataaaaatctgaaagattttctcccaaggATCTTTCATTCTAATAGCGGAAAGGACATGTTTTGTTgtccttttgctttttgttttgttttgttttgtttgccagTGATGAGATTTTGTGATAGATggaacattaaaaatatacagtgGAGAGTTTTTGGTTTGAAAAGTTATGGGGATGGTGATTAGGTCCATAGAGTATTATAATGAAACTCTTTGCAGTGACATTGGATTAAATTATGGCTCCAGAATTAAAAATCAGAAGGCAGGCAGCAAGAttgaaaggcagttggtgatatcaCACTTCACATTAGACACTCACCAATCAAGAGAGTATGAACACAGGGCAGCAGTTTCAGACGTCAGTGGATTAAGTCCTTTGGGGCATGTTCCCTCACCCAATCCCCCCAATGATgcatactaactatgtgaccctaaacTGTTCACATAAGATCTCAgtatcccaggcaactctctagacCCATCAGTTAACAGATAAATTGTTGACCAGTAAAGAGAATTTCCACATGGAGAGCTTCCTGTGTTGATAAAATTAAAAACCTGGGAGATGATGAGGTGACTGCCCTGCACTCCCTGCTTAAGTGGAAGATTTGGAATAAATTCTCAAATACCCaatctatcattttttttctggatttttttaaagacagaaaatgTTTCCCCATGACATCCACCCAATTTAGGTATCTATGGCTCTTTACAATTCACAGAGATCATTCCACACAATGACTTTGGAAAAAATAAGTCCAGGAAGTCACCATAGTAGTATCTGTGCTGAGCATCCTTAAATATTACTAGTAAGGGAGAACTCTCCCACTGTCCCATTTGGGGAGGGTTCTAGTCACCCCAAATCATTTCCTCACAGCAAACCTCAATCCATTGCTTTGTAATTTATCCCCATTGTcccttttgttgttcaatcatttcagccatgtctttctcttcatgattccattgggattttcttggcaaagatagtggagcagtttgtcatttccttctccacctcattttatggatgaggaaactgaggcaaacagggtcaaatgtcttgcctagggtcacacagctagtgtctgaggccagatttaaactcaagaaaatgagtgttcctgactccaagcccagcactctatccactgcaccatctcacTGCCCTTCATTATTTTTAGTTATGCCCTTCAGGACCAAATAGAACAAACTTTATCCACTTTCTacaacagcctttcaaatacttgaagacattcATCGTGtcctcactaatttttttttcccagactaAATGACTTAATTTTGAAGAAGTTGAAGTTCTACAATACTGACACCTTGTTTCTAAAGTCTTTAACTATAGGAGACTCTTGTTTTTCCCTCTTAAGCTTCCCAGTTCTCTAGCAATGCTTGAAACAGGTTCTAAGAAAATTAGCCTCAGTATTATAGCTTTTCATGCTTCATTCTTCTGCCTAGAACTATCTAAATTTTTCATTGGGTATGTCCTCATTAGAGTTTCAGAGGACAATATCTGTTTTGATATCAAATGATTTCCTATTAACCCTGTAAAAGAAATGTGTTAgaatataatttaaaagaaaacatatccTCATTTTGTTGTGATATAAAAATCTAGAATGTAAGAATGCCCAGGATAAATTGCTGACCTCTTTCAGCTTTCTAAGATAACAATTCAGTAGGCTTAACATAACTCtaagctgcttgagagcaggtAGTCCTATTCTTATCTTTATATTTTCAGTGGCTCGTATTATAACTTGTACATAGGGGATGCTTGAAGATATTTGTTACCTTAAGTGTCTTGGAATCACCAGGTTTGGGCAATGGAAAATGAACCTTTGCTGGTGGCTCTCAGCAACATAAGTCTGACTTTAGGTAGATGTAATGGAATTGGAAAATGCAtggaaaatacaaaaacaatataaacataaaatagagagcattacaaacaGAAGACATTTTTATCATGATTttgactgtttttcttctttgattttgttatatTATACTTAATCAAGTATTAGGTGCCTTCCATGTGGTAGCTACTTAATTAATAAATACCTGATTAACCAAGTATTAATTAGGTGACTACCACATGGAAGACACTCTTTTATGATATGGGTGTCATGGGATCAAATAAGCATGGAAATAGAAGCAGAATGGTCTTTGAGGTCAAGGTCATCTCATCTAATTCTCTCAATTTaaagataaggaatctgaggaaAAGATAgcttaaatgacttagccaggaGATTATAACAAATGAATAAAGCATCTAAgtttttactatgtgcaaagcactatgctaaattctggtgatacaaatacGAAAAGTAAGACAGCTTCTgttctcaatgagcttacatgcTAATGGAGAGTTAGCAAATATGGAAaatttcagctacaagtcagatggaaaggtcccatgattCTTAGCAAAGCAGATGTTACTGCTTCTACTTCAATATAATTTTCACTAATACAAGTCATGTTAGTTTCTAATGTTGAGGCATTTGAAAATGACATGGAATTTGGTGTCAAAAACTTAATTTTCTGAATCCTTAGCTTCTGCAGAGGAATTtaccaggctgcatctccataaAGATTGCTTCTCAGAATGATGACTAAAGCCACTGGGCTGGAAGTATTGTTAATCTCAAGCTTCTTGGATTCAGGGTCTTGGGGTGTCTCAAACTGGATCTGAGGGGGAGATGGTGGTCGAGATAGTGATGGAGGTTTGGCTTGCATATCATatactgcctcctgtctctccttcagaaaaaaaaatgttgcttttaTAATAAATGGTGGAGATGGGATTCAGATTCAGTAAAAAGACAAACATGATGGAGATCCCACTCACGTGAAGTTTGTACTCTGATATGGGCGAGAGAGTGTAGAATAACTGATATTTAGAGGAGTGTGAGACTTATAAGAAGCCCAggtgtgtgggatacaagattgtgaaagcttccctgtGAATAAATCAGACAAGGTAataatagtacaaatttagttaggatgtagacctcaccaggcctaagtttcattttcctgtaaatcatatgatttcggggaaatcaggtggtgtccccctttccccctcccctagcctactcacaaaccgtcatcttaacattaaaatttccctataaggtaattctgtagtttctgtgctagtatGGGGTAAACGTATCctgggttagattgtgaggccacctgtccctgcAAATAGGGACAGGAgtccagcctctgggggtggggtttcttagaattgtttgtacaaggttatatatccccttgcctgccttctcccccttgcctctcttcactaccctctccgccctggtagtgggagatgcccaattctcacaagacttgatcaaataaagcttctgttttgtttctaccttgagaaaaccgagacacctctgtttttttgtttgagcCGGTGGTCTGTTGTCCCACACACAGGTAAAATGCAGTGAGAAAttcaaagagagagacagatcaCTTTCTGCTTTATGGGGGAACGAGGAGTAGTCAAGTGAGAACCTCAGGATGAAGATATTACCTGGACTTTGGAGGTAGAAAAGAGAGAGGTtgtgtggtatagtgaaaaggtCGCTGGTCCACACTCAGTGGACCTGGGTTCTCATCTGCCACCGAGGCTGAAAAGCTGTGTAACTTTGTTAAGTCCTTTAACATTTCTAGCccttattttcctcctcttataaaatgaggaggttagactagaaaGGCTggtgaagtcccttccagttccgtATTTATGAGATGAAACTTAGACCTCATTTCAGTTTTTCCAGGAAGGTTGATTGCTAACACTTTTATTAATTCAAATTTGCTTATAGATTTTCCACTCAGCCATTCTATTCCCCAAAGCTGTTTACTAGATTAAATCTACCAGATCCAGTAAATGCCTGTTTTTGCCGTTAAGCCCATGAGGTACAATCATAAGGAAAGCCAGAGAACAAGAGAGATTTGGCAGTGTCCCATTGGATGGAGCTCTGTCTAACTGACATTCTTATCTTTTGGCTGGGATTTAATAGGCTGCAAACTGATGTAATCTGGGGAATTATTGTTAGCTGTTTTTTTCCAACATTAAACAGTAACCTCGTGAATTGAATTTTGATGGTAttctgctggtttttttttttttttacctgattgTTATTTCCTGTTTTTGTGTTGGCCCAGTGATCCTGTCCAATAGAAGTGGAAAATCTTGCAAAAGTTATGTGGGAAGGCCATTTATTTTTACACTGGTCCCGGATCAGAACCagtaatcagaaacaaaacagcaGGGGCTTTTTTTTTGGGTTTCATTGGAATACAATTCTCTATGAGGTGTGCATTTTGTGTTAAGGAAGCCTTCACATTcgacatttttaaaatgccttggGACTAATTTCTAGCCTCCAGATTACTACTATTTGTcttctgtgtgtatgtggatAGGGTGCATAGATTCACTTGAATACCTTTATGCTAAAAGAAAATGGTTGTCTGCAACAAAAAATGGAACAAAGCTGCCACATCTCTGCCAATAACTAAAAAAACTTCGTTTGTCTTTAGTACTACCATTTATAATGATGACAGAGATAGTGAAAAAGAGAGCtcactttagagttggaagattttgagttcaagtcatgcctttaataaatattaattctgGAACCATAGCCAAATTACTTCTCATCATATCCAGAAGAAACGTCAGTGAGAGTATTAGTTGAAATAAACATTGGTAGATGTAAGCTTCGTACCTGAAGCTCCCTGCCCTCCACAGAGGTGTTGGCAAACTTACCACAATAATAAGGGTAAAGGTGAGAGCAGCTAACATGTGAAACACCTAACAATAAGACAATGAATGAATGCACCGCAAACTGAACGGTTGACATTTACacctctttaagatttgcaaaattctGTTATCTCATTGAATCTTGAGAACAACACTTTTAGCTACTATCACTAATGTTATctgtattttacatatgaggaaattgaggctcagagtgaTTAATGGACTTGACAgtggtcacacaaccagtgtcaatagcaacatttgaacccacatctcaaCTGATTCCaaccaataaataaaatgttCACACCACATGGCTGTGCAGTGTGATAGTCAGAGTATCAATTTCAAAATCAGAGGATGGTTTTTGGATGTCAGCTTCAACTCTGAGTAATGGTATTTCCATGAGCAAGACATTAAAATTCTCTGATCTTAaggttctttgtttttaatttataaaatagtgataatTGTACTTGTATTATCTACTTCCCAGATtagttataaatataaattatcagAGATTCACAAAATGTAAGAGCTGTAAGAACTCATAGAGACAGTCTAGAATATAACaccttttaacagatgagaaaggtGAGACCTGGGACCTAGAAAGAATTTGCCCCCCCTGGTTAAACACTTATCAAATGGCAGAGCCCAAACTAAAACCCAGGGTTACTATATCAAAGGTTCAAAGACTTACACTAAAGGTTCACATTgcagggtccatgaacttaaaagtatatattttgataactctttTTCAACATAATATAATTCCTTTATTATTTATGCATATTAATTGCTATATTCTATAttccatatttatatatgtatacatacatacacatacgtatgtatatatgtatgtgaatatgtgatttttttctgagGAAAAGTCTTTGTTCTTCACTAGAGAGTTAAAGGGTTAGATgtttcataaaatattaagaacttAACGGTGCAGAGCTTGAGAGGGGCCTAAGAAGATGTGGGGGAAAAAGTATTTGGGTCTTAATCAATTGTGTGCTCACAGCAGATGGCACGATGTATTAAAAATCCCATAGCAATTGTGAAACAAAAAGTAAGAAAGACAATGCAAAGATCTACACTCACAGCCTGCTGTGGTCTGGTGcaaaaatgaggaaagacaatgagtCAGCAGCTGGAGGAAGAAACATTCCATCTTGCTGTTTTCTCTCTCCATCGCTTATCAGTTCCACTTGAGAAAGACACTGAGTTATACCAGAACACTAAAAGTGACTGGATGatatttttcagaagaaatcaggTACATATATATTTTGAGTGTTATACAGACAGCTTGAACTTGGAAACATAAAACTGTTGATTGCATTTGGTTTTTATCATTGGCAGTAAAATATGTTATtcatcagaacaaaaggaaaaatgatcatTCTTTTTAGGAGAAGTTCATTAATGCCAACTTGGGGAATTATAATATTAACATTCATAGCATGTGAAAGATGCTGAAAGTCAAGGATTAAGAAGTACATTTCAGGCTTCTTTGCTCCACATTTGTTCTATACTCCTTGCCATTTGCCTATGAATTCAGAGTTAAGGtcagaaaaagttttttttttttttctttcaaggcactgtactaggtgctgtaAAATTCACCATAAAAATTATATAGATGCATTACACACATacgatatatagacatatatattaaGTAAGCACATCTGTGTATGTGCATCATttgaatatgtatatgcatatatcatatgcatatacatacacacatatatgcgcattgtatgtgtttatgcatacatgcatatatacatacgtatatatgtatatatgtgtttgtatgtatatgtatatgtacacgtaTTAAactcaaaagatttttttatacAAGAGGTTTATTACTCAAGGTTCTAgactcaaggagtttgtattctgcTGGGGGAATACATAgatacaaatgaataaaaattatatacaaagtGATACACACAGGAAGCTGTTCTCAGACAAATAAGTGGCCAAAAATTATGAGCGAATTGTTCTCAAAAGAAGCATTGCAAACTAttcacaaccatatgaaaaatagttccaaattattaataagaaaaattgtGATATTTCATCTTTTTGCTGAAAATTGATCCAGGTGTGAAAGAATGGAAATAGTGGATATTAGGGGATAAAGGCAAATGGACACACTGATATACAAGTGTTAAATATGTGAATTAATCCACCCACTCCAAAAACATTGTAATATTGTAATAAAGTGAGtaaaatgttcatgccctttgatccagctattCCACTGAGCTGAAAAAAGGTCAATTATAAATAGAATTACTCCATTTACAGGATAATTTTATACCCATGctattttttcaaagaattgtaaacaaaacaaaatggatgccTATTAAAAGGAAATGGTTAAAAACATAGTatgtgaacataatggaatatcactgtggcATAATAAATGAAGATTATGATGAATATAGTGAATCACAGgaattgattcaaagtgaagtaagcagattcAGGAAAACTATAAAACATTATACACATCGAGTAAAAATACGATGAATTGcaagatgaatggatagatggagggTGGGTGGATAATTAACCATGTACAAAATGCATACTTTGTGCCAGTTACTGTCCTAAGTATGGTGcagacaaatacaaacaagcaagaAAATATATGACCTTAAGcagattatattctaatagatAAAGAAACCACATAGAGGGGAACTAAAAACTTATGAAGAGAAGTAGTGAGGGGAAAGTTTGGAAATGGCAACATAAAGCACAATTCCAGTGTCGTAAGTCTGagttcaaaattttgtggaagaggaatgagaaagaTGAAGAAGATTAAAAATCGAGTGGCGTGAAATTATAAACACCAGGCTTGTCCCCAAAGACGAAATATGAGAACATACATCCTACTTTTTAAGAGATGGTATGTTATGAATATAGAAAAGATTATAATAGTCATCTTAGAATTATTGAATGTATCATAGTTATTCAtctgaatatattttatttgtatatctcCTCCTTCTGGGATTTTTTGTAATATACTATGCTGAGgattttgtgtatttttagtATGTCCCCATCCTttctttgataattatttcaatgattttggtagaatattttttattctgtaaataatacattttattatCTGTAAATTGCACTAATTCTGTTTGCTCtttttctcaaattatttcttcattAAGTATGTGGATGTGGTTCTTGTAGTATTGATATAGATTGTATTTATAGGATTGTTATAAGTATTAGTGGGAGCAAATGGATGTACTTGTTTTGACTTCTTTAAGGAAAGATCCCTAGTTCAaaggttttattttaaagatattttgtgTATCCCTTACCACTTCGTTAGTCTACTGAAGCCTAGACTCATTCTCTGAACAAAAATTTTAGATgcaaaaaatgaaagaggattacaaaataaatcaattatatatatatatatatatgtacatatatatgacatagaTCTGTAGATTGATATGTCTACATAGAGCCTTATATGGAGGTAGATAAAGATGATAGATGATAATGTGTTGATATATAGAAATAGAAGTTATAGGTATAGGTAAGGAGAtaaagagattgagagagagcaagagagagagagagagagaaagagagagagcgagcacagaTCACAGACTTCAG
This region of Trichosurus vulpecula isolate mTriVul1 chromosome 3, mTriVul1.pri, whole genome shotgun sequence genomic DNA includes:
- the LOC118844424 gene encoding RNA-binding motif protein, X chromosome-like → MVEADRPGKLFIGGLNTETNEKDLESVFGKYGRIVEVLLMKDRETNKSRGFAFVTFENPADAKDAARDMNGKSLDGKPIKVEQATKPSFERGGRRGPPPPRSRGPTRSLRGGRGGGGGARGPPRGGHMDDSGYSLNFTMGSSRGPLPVKRGPPPRSGGPPPKRSAPSGPVRSSSGMRGRGPVSRGRDNYGGPPRREPVSSRRDVYMSPRDDSYGTKESYSSRDYASRDTRDYAPPPRDYTYRDYGHSSSRDEYTSRGYNDRDSYGGGRDRDYSDHPSAGSYRDSYESYGNSRSAPPARGPPPSYGGSSRYDDYSSTRDGYGGSRESYSSSRSDIYSSGRDRVGRQERGLPPSMDRGYPAPHESYSSSSCGGPRGGGRGGSRSERGGRSRY